The Edaphobacter sp. 12200R-103 genome contains a region encoding:
- the fucP gene encoding L-fucose:H+ symporter permease produces the protein MQISAPVTTRSNPGQTGGDHPLFPVGHMVPFVLVTVLFFLWGMSNNLTDILVQQFRKSLELSQFSAQLVQTANFFGYFCMAIPAGLLMRRWGYKAGMVTGLVIFGTGMLLFLPAAVRGEYAMFLVALFTVGCGASILETAANPFIAQFGDPATSERRLNFSQAFNPPGTVVGVLIGTYFIFSGVEPTAAEIEQMKVAGTYHSYLHSEIMRVVPTYMAFGIVVLLCAFILGRTKFPVIQSEHEGPGEDHGSFADLLRNPAIWIAVVANFCNVGAQISSWSSLIPYMKQYTVVSERTAAHYLTAVLIAMLIGRFVSTSLMRYVRPSLMLGVYGVCNTVLMLVAVLWPGMSGAWAVVASGFFISIMYPTIFALGLKGLGRNTKLGGSLLVMAIVGGAIFPPIAGLIAKQTGSLALGYLVPLVGFVGVAIYGFFQSTQRSLLSGPAY, from the coding sequence ATGCAGATTTCAGCACCAGTCACGACACGAAGCAATCCAGGGCAGACAGGAGGAGACCATCCGCTGTTTCCTGTAGGGCACATGGTGCCGTTTGTTCTGGTAACGGTGTTGTTCTTCCTCTGGGGGATGTCGAATAACCTGACCGACATCCTCGTACAGCAGTTCAGAAAATCGCTGGAGCTGTCCCAATTCAGCGCGCAGCTGGTGCAGACGGCAAACTTCTTCGGGTACTTCTGCATGGCCATTCCGGCCGGACTGCTGATGCGGCGCTGGGGTTACAAGGCCGGAATGGTGACTGGTCTGGTGATCTTCGGTACGGGCATGCTGTTGTTTCTGCCTGCCGCCGTGCGCGGAGAGTATGCCATGTTCCTGGTCGCGCTGTTTACAGTCGGCTGCGGAGCCTCAATTCTCGAGACGGCGGCCAACCCCTTTATCGCGCAGTTTGGCGATCCAGCTACCTCTGAGCGACGGCTCAACTTTTCGCAGGCCTTCAATCCTCCGGGTACCGTCGTCGGTGTGCTCATCGGGACCTACTTCATCTTCTCAGGGGTAGAGCCTACGGCTGCGGAGATCGAACAGATGAAGGTCGCGGGAACGTATCATAGCTATCTCCACAGCGAGATTATGCGCGTGGTGCCGACGTACATGGCATTCGGGATTGTCGTCCTGCTTTGCGCCTTTATTCTCGGCCGAACGAAGTTTCCGGTCATCCAATCGGAGCATGAAGGCCCCGGCGAAGACCATGGAAGTTTTGCGGACCTGCTTCGAAATCCGGCGATCTGGATTGCGGTTGTCGCGAACTTCTGCAACGTCGGTGCGCAGATCTCTTCGTGGAGCAGCCTCATCCCTTACATGAAGCAGTACACCGTGGTCAGCGAACGCACGGCTGCACACTATCTGACGGCGGTTCTTATAGCCATGCTCATCGGCAGGTTTGTCTCGACGTCGCTGATGCGTTATGTACGTCCTAGCCTGATGCTGGGGGTCTATGGAGTCTGTAATACGGTGCTGATGCTGGTCGCCGTGCTGTGGCCGGGGATGAGCGGAGCCTGGGCCGTTGTAGCCAGCGGCTTCTTTATCTCCATCATGTATCCCACGATCTTTGCACTTGGACTGAAGGGTCTAGGCCGGAATACCAAGCTCGGTGGTTCGCTGCTGGTGATGGCAATCGTAGGCGGAGCAATCTTCCCACCCATCGCCGGGCTGATTGCAAAGCAGACCGGCAGTCTGGCGCTGGGCTATCTTGTCCCTTTGGTCGGATTCGTTGGCGTGGCCATCTACGGCTTCTTCCAGTCCACGCAAAGATCGCTGCTCTCAGGGCCGGCTTACTAA